A segment of the Kiritimatiellia bacterium genome:
TTCAGCGGCATTCGGGCGGCAGTTTCGCCCGGGCGTCCGGCCGGCCCGGCTTGTCATTCGCGTCAAACCCCGCGGCGGTCAGGTGGTACTCGATGTTGACGATGCCCATCTTGAGCCCGTCGTACCGGACGAAGATGCGCCGCTGGTCCACGTCGATCTCCACCTGCTCGATGCCGTCCACCTTTTTGAACGCGTCCTCGACGATCCGGGCGCATTCCGGGGAGCCCATCTGGGGGACCTTGATCTCCAGGGTCCGGATGTCCTGGCGGGCGCAACCTGCGCCCAGGGTGGCCCAAACGGCCAGCATGGGAAAAAGCCCTATACAGAATTTGCTCTTGGTCATAATATATATCCGCAAGGATGTTCGAGGCCCTGATAATAGGGCATGAAATCCCGGCCCGTCAAATGCGGGCGCAGTTTTTTTTCTTTGAACACTTGAAATCGGCGAGAGTCTAAGTATATTGATTTTGAAGGGCGGATGTGCGTTCACCTATGGGGTTCCTCACCCCGACCTCCTTGGCGCGCAACGCCCTTCTTTCTTTTATCGGTTTGGAGGACCCCCGCGGCCTTGTGCCGCGGGTGAATACGTCCGGTGGCTGGAGTGCGTCGGCCGATGAGCTTCCTCCCCTGCCGCGCAAGGCGGCAGGGGCCGGGGCCGGCTGGAGTCAGGCCGCCACCCCCGTTCCTTCTTACTCCCCGGGGCCGGCCGGCAGGCCGGTCGCCGACGCGGGGTCGGAGCCCGGGGCGAGGAGTTGCATGGCGGCCCTCGCCCGGGATACCAGTTGCGGGTGCCGCTCGTCGTACTTTTCCGCGAACGCCTGGAAGGCGAGGAAGGCCTCGTTGGTGTGCCCGCGCAGGTAGAGGGCGACCGCGAAGTTCAGGGAGGCGATCGGGTGCGCGTCGGGCGCGGCGACCAGCCGCCGGTAGCGGTTCTCGGCCTCTTCCAGTTCGCCGCGCTTGAGCAGGGTGTTGGCCAGCAGCAGTTCCACGGTGGGCAGACGGCGACCGCTGGCGAGAATCTTTTCGTACAGCTCCTGCGCCTCGTCGTACCGGCCTTCCTGGTGATAGCGCGTCGCCAGGCCCGTCCAGGCCGATAGCGTGCCCTCGGGCGGCGCGGTCTTCGAGAGGAAGAGCACGGCGACGGTCGTGAGGCCCAGCGCCAGCAGGCCGACCGCGCCCGAGAGGATCACGGAACGGTAACGATCGAGCAGGGCGACGAACGGGGACACGGGCTGGGCGGCGGCGGACTCCTCCGCCCGGGGCGCGCTCAACAGGACGGCCAGCGCCACGGCGGCCGGGGTGGCGTGCCGCGGAGCCCCGTCCGGCTCATCCAGCCGGTCCGGCAAGCGGCCGGACTCGCCGTACAGGTCGGCCACCGTCGCGGACAGCGTCCGCGCCAGAGCCCGCCGCTCGTCCTCGGCGCCCGCGCGCCGCAGGGCCTCGAGCAGCAGGACCTGGTACAAGGCCTGGACCGGCGGCGGCTCGGGGTCGCCTTCCCAGTGCGCCCAGGCCGGTGCGCCGGCCGGCCCGCCGAACGCGGCCGGATCCCGGAGCGCCTGGAGAATGGCTAGCCGCTGCTCGGCGCGCAGGCCGGGGACCCGGATCGGCAGCAGGGCGGACAGCGTCGGGCGCTCGATGACGGCCCCCTTGATATACCGGCTGGTGAAGACGCCCCGACGCTCGTCCCACAGCGTGTTTTGCAGGGCGTCTTTCAAGCGCTGGATTTCCGCCTGCCAGGTGGCCTCGTCCCCCGCCGTGGTGACGCAGGCGCGGGCGAGATGGAGATAGGCCTCGATCTCGCAGAGGAGAAAGGCGGCGAGGTCCGGCGAGGCCAGCCCCGCGTCGAACGTGTCCGGGACCAGGGCCTCGTCCGCCGACTGCCAGCACGGCGGGCCGGTCTGCGCGGGATCGTAGTGCCGGCAGGCCCAGCGCAGATAGCGGCGGAGGCGGGGCGCGGCGAAATCCGGGAAACCCGGTTCGCGGCGCGCACGCCAGGCCTGCTCCGCCGCCTGCGCGACCAGCGGCAGCGCCGCCGGCGCGTTCTCGCCGGAGGATTCGGGCGAGACCCACGCCGGGATCCGGCCGTCCGGCTGCTGGCAGGACAACGCGCATTTCACCAGGTCCTCCGCCACCGCGGGGTCCACCGCGGACCAGGCGAGGACCATCGGGTACAGGTGGCGGAGGCTGAACTGCGGCGGGCCGGCGGGATCCTGCGCCATCCATCGGAACGGCAGCGCGCCCTGCGGCGGGCGCAGCCGGGCGAAGAGAAACTCGACCGCGACATGGCCGATCGCGGGATCGAGCCCGCGGGGATTCCGGTCGGCCCAGAACGGCGCGCGGCTCGCGCGCTCCGCGGCGAACAGGTCCTCGAATTTCAACTCGAGCCCGCGCCGGGCGCGCTCCGCGGCCTCCGCGTGTCCGGCCTGCGTTTCCACCGCCAGGCAGAAGCGCGTGCCAGGGCCGGCCGGTTCCTGGATGAGCGCCACGTGCTGCCCGTTCGCCTCGAGCCAGGTCATCGGGCCGGCGGTGCGGATTTCCGACGCGGCGCAGAACAGGGTGGGGGCGAGGCGCGGCCCCAGGCGCCCGCACAGCAGGCCCGGTTCGGCCACGTAGACCGCCGCCGCGGCCGCCGGATCCCTGGCGAAGCGAAGAAGGAATCCGCAGGCGTACAGCACCGACGAGGCAGGCCCGATTTCCTCCGGGCATTCCAGGTGCAGGCTCCAACCCGGAGGCTCCGAATCCGGTCCGACGGAACCCGGTTGGTTCATGGCGTGGAAGCGGGGGCCGGGCCGCTCTCCGCGGGCGGCCGCGGGCGGGCTCCATTCCCAGCCGCTGATCCACGGGCCGGTCGGCGAGGCGCTGGTGTCCGGATCGATCACGCGGACATTCTTATACCGGCCCTCCCGTCTGACAAGTACGGTTTGCGCGGCCTGCGCCTGAATCTTGACCGCAGGAGCGTGACACGGCCGTCTCGGCCGTGAACGGAACGGGCGAGACCCGCCCGCCGGCGGGCAGGCCGCCCGTGTCGCCTTTCATCCGATCAGGTTGAACGGCCTTGCATGCTGAAGATTCAGGCGGCCTGCGCGATTGATTCGCGGGGCGGTCTCGGCTAGAGTGCGGCGGGATGGACGGGATCGCGGGGACACGGAGAGTAAAGTTATGAAGCGCCTTTTGTGCATGGTGATCGCGGGAGTCCTGGCGTCGGGCGCGGCGCGCGCCGAGACCGTCCGCGTGGTCGGGCAGCGGGTCAACCTGCGCGCCCGCGCCGACCTCAAGGCCGAGGTCGTCGGGCAGGTGGCCGACGGCGAACTGCTGGAGGCGCGCTCGACCCGCGAGGACTGGGTGGAGATCGCGCCTCCGGAGTCGGTGGACCTGTGGGTGCACAAGGATTTCGTCCAGGGCGGCAAGGTGGCGGCCACGGAACTGAAGGTACGCGCCGGCCCCGGCATCAACTACACGGTCGTCGCCAATCTTCCGCGCGGCGCCGCGGTCACCGTCCGGGGCGAATTCACGGACTGGCTGAAGATCGCGCCGCCGCCCGCGGCCTCGCTGTGGGTCAGCCGCGGTTACGTCGAGCCCGCGGGCGCGCCGAGGCCGGCGCCCCCGCCGGCGGTTCCACCCTCCGCGGCGTCGGTCGAAGAACCGGCCGCGCCGAGTTCCATTCCGCCGCCCCCGCCCGTGGTGCCGTCCGCCTCCCGCCCGCGGCCGCCGCCCGCGGCGGGGACCGTGGTGAGCCAGCGCGTCGTGCGCGTGCAGACGGGCCGCGAGCCGGTGGTGCGTCCGCCGCCCGCGGGGCTTGATCTGATCCCGTTCGAGGGGCAGGGCCGCGCGGTGCAGCAGGACGGCGTTCTCAAGCGCGCGCGCCAGTTGCTGCGCGGGCCCGCGCGCTTCCGGCTCGTGGCCGTCGGCGATGGCCTGGCGACGCTGTGCTACGTGCAAGGGAACGACGACCAGTTGCGGAGTTTCGAAGGGCGCCGGCTGTTGATTCGCGGCCGCGAATACTGGGCGCGCGGGGTCCAGTACCCGGTGGTCGTGCCGGACCAGATCATTCCGAAGGCGGGGCCCTGATCGCGGCGGCGCGCCGCCGGGAAAAGGAGACGAGCATCGCGTGCCGGGATTGAACCAGTTGCACCGGTGGTCCATTCACCGGCTGCTCCGGTGGCTGCTGCCGCTGGTCATGATGATCGGCGTGCTGGCCGCGCTCCTCGCGGAGCGGCGGGCGGCGGGCGGCTCGGTCTTCGTGTCCGACCGCGCCTACGCCGACATGGCCGTCGCCCGCACGCTGGTGCTCGACGGCACCTACGGTCTGCAGCCGGGCGCGCCGTGCCCGGCGGTGCGCGACACGCTCTGGCGGCTGGCCCTCGCGGCCGCGGGCTGGCTCGTCGGCAGCGTCCGCGTCGCCGCCCTGCTGCTGGCCACGGTCTGCGCGATCGGGACCCTGCTGCTTATTCTCCGGCTGGCCCGGCTGCTGTTCCCGTTCCCGCCGTTCATCCTCTATGCCGCCGTGCTGCTGATCGCGGCGCCCGGCCTCCTGACGAACGCGCTGTCCGGGACGTCGCTGCCCCTGGCCACGCTCCTGGCGACGGCGGCCTGCCTCCTGCACGTCGAGGGCCTGCGCGACCGGCGGCCCGTGCTGTCGTTCGGCTGCGCGCTCCTCGTCGGGTTGCTGGCGTGGATCCGGCTGGAATTCGTGCTGCTCTGGATCGTCTTCTGGGCGCAGGCGGCGCTGCGGATCACGCCGGACGGGCCCGGGAAGGGCCGGCGCGCCGCGGCGATGGTCAAGGGGCTCACCGGGCTGCTGCTGCTGGCGGTGCTGCTGCTGCCGCTCTTTGCCTGGAACCTGCACTGGCTGGGCGTGGCGTGGCCGCAGGCGGCGGGCGCGCCCATGACCCTGAACGCATGGGCGGACCGGCCGCTCGGCGAGGCGGCGGAGCGGCAGATCGTCTTTTCGCTCCGCACGCTGCCCGCGCTGTTCGGCTCCGCGTCGGGCGTTCCGCTGCTGCAGGGGTTCGCGGGTCGGCTGTTCGCCTGGTTCGGCGCGGGCCTGCTGGTCGTGCTGACCCTGCGGCGCGGGGAGGAATACCCGTTCCTGCTCGTGCCGTTGCTGCTGGTCCTGCTGCCGGCGGGCCTGGCGTTGCTCTATCCTTATATGGGCGCGGATTCGGCGCCCGTCGTCCTGGGCGCCATGGGGCCGCTGTTCCTGCTGGCCGCCGCGTTCGGAATATTCCGGCTGCCCTTCGCGGTGGAGAACCTCTACCGCAAGTGGAAGGCGGGACTGCCCGAGGCGACGGGCTTCGACATATGGTGGACCGCCGTCGGCGGGCTGCTCCTGCTGTGGGCGCTCGTGGGCATGGGGCGGTTCGCGGCCCGGACCGCCGTGGAACGGGCGGACCGGGTCCAGGCCCGGCAGTTCATCTCCGACACGCTGGTCTCCGGCCGGGTGCGCGCCGGCCGGATTCTCACCGACGCGCCGGGCTGGCTGGCCTTCACGCACGCCGTGCCCGTGGCCGATCTCGGCGGCGAGTTCACGCCGGCCCTCCTGCCCGCCCTGCGGCCCGACGGCCGCTGGCGGCGCGAGGGCCTGGCGGAATACCTGCTGGAACAGCCGGCCGACCTGCTGATCCTCTGGCGCGGGGGGCAGGAGGAACTCACGGGGTGGTTGGGCGGCGCGGAGTTGAATCCGCCCCCGCTGCGCCGGCTCCCTCCGCCGGTGGTCCGGCAGCTCGGGCCGCTTCCCGGTGCTTCCTGAAAAAATCCTGCAGCAGGGCGCGGCACTCCTCCTCGAGCACCCCGCCTTCGTACTCCACGCGGTGATTCAGCCGGGGGTTCTGGAATATCTGGAAGAGCGAGACCGCGCCGCCCCGGGCGGGGTCGGCCACGCCCCACACGACCCGCGGGATGCGCGCCAGGACGATCGCCCCCGCGCACATGGGGCAGGGCTCCTTGGTCACGTAGAGGACCGTGCCGGCGAGCCGCCAGTCCTGCAGCGCGGCGGCCGCCTGCGTGATCGCGAGGATCTCCGCGTGGGCGGTCGGATCCTTGAGCAACTCGACCTGGTTGTGCGCCTGGGCGATCAACTGCCCGTCGCGCGCGATCACGGCGCCCACGGGCACCTCCTCGAGGTCGGCGGCCCGGCGCGCCTGCCGAAGCGCCGCGCGCATGAAGCGCTCGTGCGGCGGCGAGGCCGGTATCTCGGGTTGTGTTTCGTTCACCGCGCGAATCTGGCTCAACGGCCTTTTACGCTCAAGCCCGAAAGCGGTATTCTTTTCTGCGATGACGCCAGTCCCAAAGCGGCGCGGTCGGGCGGGGTGCCTTGCGGGGTGGTGTTTCCTGCTGGCCGCCGCGGCGCACGCGGACGATCTTGCGCTGCCGGTGGGGATGCCGATTCCTCCGCCGGGGCCCGGCGCGGGGCCGTACGCCGCGCCGCCGCTCGCCGAGTTCCAGGCGATGGAACAGGAGGTGCTGGCCGAGGGTCTGCAGGGCCCCGACGGGCTGGCCGTGCACCCGTTGACCGGAGAGATTTTCTTTTCCGAGGAGGACGCGGCCCGCGTGCTCGTGCTGCGCGACGGGCAGCCGCTCCGCGTCGTGGATCGGGACACGCCGCTCTACCGGCTCCGCGACGGGCGCCGCACGGCCGATCCGACGGAGCCGCTGCGCAACCCCGAGGGCATCGCCTTCTCGCCGTCCGGCGACCTGTACGTGGCGGAGGATATTTCCGGCGGGCGGCTGCTCCGCTTCCCGGGCCGTCCGGACGGCCGGTACCCGGAGGGCGAGGTGATCGAATTTCCGGGCGAGTGGCGCGCCTTCGCGTGGGAGGGCGTGGCCGTCGGCCCGCAGAACGACATCCTGCTGGCGGGCTCCGACGTCGAGTTCGCCATGGCCGGCAGCGGCGCCAAGCCGTTCATGGGCGCCATCCTCTACCGCGACAACGTCGGCCAATGGTGGGTGCCGTACCGCCGGCCGTTCGCGAGTTTCTCCTCCGTGCAGTTCACGCGGGGCGGGCGGCAGGCCGTCTACACGTGCGAAGTGTCGGGCGAGGTAGGCTGGCTGGACCTGCAGGGGCGCCGGCCCATCGGCGGCTGTAGTGCCACGGCGGTCAAGGCCCCGGAAGGCATCGCCGTGCTGCCGGACGGCCGGCTGGCGGTGGCCTCGGAGGCGGGCGCCCTGCTGATCGTGGACCCCGCGGTGGACCGCCACACGGTGGCGGCGGAGGGGTTCGGGTCGCTCGAATCGGCGCAGTGGGATCCGCTCGCGGAGCGCCTGCTGCTCACGGAGCAATCGAAGGGCCGCGTGCTGTCGCTCAAGGCCCGGCCCGACTTCCCGGCGGAGGTGAACCGCATGGACATGGCGGTCTACCATCCGCTGTTCAACCCGCGCCATGTCCCCGAGTACTGCCCCCCGTACCTGGCCCGCATCCTGGCCCTGGGCGGGCTCGACTACGGCCGGCCGGGCCTGCCGCCGATCTCCTTCCGCGAGTTCACCGAGCGCGTGCCGCTGATCGCGGCGGACGCGCGCGCGGTGCCCGCGGAAGACCAGGAACCGGTCGAGGATCCGTTGGAGCGCGTGCAGTTCGTCGTCTTCAAGCCGAACCAGATGGTCATGGGCGAGACCGGCCCGCAGACGGCGCTGGCGCTGTTCGCCAGCCGTTCGAAATCGGGACGCGTGACGGCCACGAGCGTCCTGCGGGCGGAGACGATGGGGATCAGCCTGGACCGGCCGAAGACCGAGCGGATCGGCACGGCGGCCCTGGCCGTGCCGATGCCCGGGGG
Coding sequences within it:
- a CDS encoding heavy-metal-associated domain-containing protein, with translation MTKSKFCIGLFPMLAVWATLGAGCARQDIRTLEIKVPQMGSPECARIVEDAFKKVDGIEQVEIDVDQRRIFVRYDGLKMGIVNIEYHLTAAGFDANDKPGRPDARAKLPPECR
- a CDS encoding tetratricopeptide repeat protein is translated as MIDPDTSASPTGPWISGWEWSPPAAARGERPGPRFHAMNQPGSVGPDSEPPGWSLHLECPEEIGPASSVLYACGFLLRFARDPAAAAAVYVAEPGLLCGRLGPRLAPTLFCAASEIRTAGPMTWLEANGQHVALIQEPAGPGTRFCLAVETQAGHAEAAERARRGLELKFEDLFAAERASRAPFWADRNPRGLDPAIGHVAVEFLFARLRPPQGALPFRWMAQDPAGPPQFSLRHLYPMVLAWSAVDPAVAEDLVKCALSCQQPDGRIPAWVSPESSGENAPAALPLVAQAAEQAWRARREPGFPDFAAPRLRRYLRWACRHYDPAQTGPPCWQSADEALVPDTFDAGLASPDLAAFLLCEIEAYLHLARACVTTAGDEATWQAEIQRLKDALQNTLWDERRGVFTSRYIKGAVIERPTLSALLPIRVPGLRAEQRLAILQALRDPAAFGGPAGAPAWAHWEGDPEPPPVQALYQVLLLEALRRAGAEDERRALARTLSATVADLYGESGRLPDRLDEPDGAPRHATPAAVALAVLLSAPRAEESAAAQPVSPFVALLDRYRSVILSGAVGLLALGLTTVAVLFLSKTAPPEGTLSAWTGLATRYHQEGRYDEAQELYEKILASGRRLPTVELLLANTLLKRGELEEAENRYRRLVAAPDAHPIASLNFAVALYLRGHTNEAFLAFQAFAEKYDERHPQLVSRARAAMQLLAPGSDPASATGLPAGPGE
- a CDS encoding SH3 domain-containing protein translates to MKRLLCMVIAGVLASGAARAETVRVVGQRVNLRARADLKAEVVGQVADGELLEARSTREDWVEIAPPESVDLWVHKDFVQGGKVAATELKVRAGPGINYTVVANLPRGAAVTVRGEFTDWLKIAPPPAASLWVSRGYVEPAGAPRPAPPPAVPPSAASVEEPAAPSSIPPPPPVVPSASRPRPPPAAGTVVSQRVVRVQTGREPVVRPPPAGLDLIPFEGQGRAVQQDGVLKRARQLLRGPARFRLVAVGDGLATLCYVQGNDDQLRSFEGRRLLIRGREYWARGVQYPVVVPDQIIPKAGP
- the tadA gene encoding tRNA adenosine(34) deaminase TadA — its product is MRAALRQARRAADLEEVPVGAVIARDGQLIAQAHNQVELLKDPTAHAEILAITQAAAALQDWRLAGTVLYVTKEPCPMCAGAIVLARIPRVVWGVADPARGGAVSLFQIFQNPRLNHRVEYEGGVLEEECRALLQDFFRKHREAARAAGPPAEGAGAAGADSTPRRPTTP